In the genome of Chryseobacterium phocaeense, the window AAACCAGGTAAAATTATGTTCGAAGTTGGAGGTGTTCCTTACGAAGTAGCGAAAGAAGCATTAAGACTTGCAGCTCAGAAATTACCGGTAGTTACTAAATTCGTAGTTGCTAACGATTTTGTTAAACCTCTATAATCTTTGATACAATGAAACAAGCTGATATTAAAAATTTAAGCGCGGGAGATATTCAGGCAAAACTTGATGAACTGAAAGCTCAATATTCAAAATTGAAATTGGCTCACAAGATCAGCCCAATTGAAAACCCGATCCAAATCAGAGATTTGAGAAGAACAATCGCTAGATTAAACACTGAGTTAACCACTAAACAACAATAAGATTTTCATACATTATGGAAAGAAACTTAAGAAAAGAAAGAATCGGAATAGTTTCCAGCAATAAAATGGAAAAGACCATTGTTGTAAGTGAGACTACGAGAGTGAAACACCCGATGTACGGTAAATTCGTATTAAAAACGAAAAAATATACTGCACACGACGAGAACAACGAATGCACAGAAGGTGATACAGTTCTTATCCAGGAAACTAGACCTTTGAGCAAGAGCAAGAGATGGAGATTAGTAAGAATCATTGAAAAAGCTAAGTAATAATGTTACAAACAGAATCAAGATTAAAAGTTGCTGATAACACAGGTGCAAAAGAAGTACTGGTTATCAGAGTTCTGGGAGGAACCAGAAGAAGATATGCTTCAGTTGGTGATAAAATCGTTGTTACTATCAAGGATTCTACACCATCAGGAAATGCTAAAAAAGGTCAGGTATCTAAAGCTGTAGTAGTAAGAACTAAAAAAGCGGTTAGAAGAAAAGATGGTTCATACATCAAATTCGAAGACAATGCTTGTGTATTGCTAAACGCAGCGGGAGAAATGAGAGGAACACGTGTTTTCGGACCGGTTGCTCGTGAGTTGAGAGACAAAGAA includes:
- the rplN gene encoding 50S ribosomal protein L14, whose product is MLQTESRLKVADNTGAKEVLVIRVLGGTRRRYASVGDKIVVTIKDSTPSGNAKKGQVSKAVVVRTKKAVRRKDGSYIKFEDNACVLLNAAGEMRGTRVFGPVARELRDKEYMKIISLAPEVL
- the rpmC gene encoding 50S ribosomal protein L29 encodes the protein MKQADIKNLSAGDIQAKLDELKAQYSKLKLAHKISPIENPIQIRDLRRTIARLNTELTTKQQ
- the rpsQ gene encoding 30S ribosomal protein S17 — its product is MMERNLRKERIGIVSSNKMEKTIVVSETTRVKHPMYGKFVLKTKKYTAHDENNECTEGDTVLIQETRPLSKSKRWRLVRIIEKAK